One part of the Solanum dulcamara chromosome 3, daSolDulc1.2, whole genome shotgun sequence genome encodes these proteins:
- the LOC129883080 gene encoding uncharacterized protein LOC129883080 isoform X2 — MESTEDETLPKQSKPTEIPSISSKDSVLSMPNLPAELITEFLLKLPVKSLLQFRSDQAYNNNRGSNNSDEDNRVTNNLCLDYEGVWSKRIFNKDVYNRVCK, encoded by the exons ATGGAATCCACAGAAGATGAAACCCTCCCAAAACAGAGCAAACCCACAGAAATTCCGTCCATTTCAAGCAAAGATTCAGTCTTGTCAATGCCTAATCTTCCTGCAGAACTCATCACTGAATTCTTGTTAAAGCTTCCAGTGAAATCCCTCTTACAATTCAG AAGTGACCAGGCCTACAATAACAACAGAGGTTCAAATAACTCAGATGAAGACAACCGTGTGACTAATAACCT ATGTTTGGATTATGAAGGAGTATGGAGTAAAAGAATCTTCAACAAAGATGTTTACAATCGAGTCTGCAAATGA
- the LOC129883080 gene encoding uncharacterized protein LOC129883080 isoform X1, which yields MESTEDETLPKQSKPTEIPSISSKDSVLSMPNLPAELITEFLLKLPVKSLLQFRSDQAYNNNRGSNNSDEDNRVTNNLILELVCLKEPDSLWRGSTTSSGAQVQPLLL from the exons ATGGAATCCACAGAAGATGAAACCCTCCCAAAACAGAGCAAACCCACAGAAATTCCGTCCATTTCAAGCAAAGATTCAGTCTTGTCAATGCCTAATCTTCCTGCAGAACTCATCACTGAATTCTTGTTAAAGCTTCCAGTGAAATCCCTCTTACAATTCAG AAGTGACCAGGCCTACAATAACAACAGAGGTTCAAATAACTCAGATGAAGACAACCGTGTGACTAATAACCT GATACTTGAGTTGGTTTGTCTGAAGGAACCTGACTCTTTGTGGAGAGGCTCAACAACAAGTTCAGGAGCGCAAGTTCAACCGTTATTACTATGA
- the LOC129883081 gene encoding NAD(P)H-quinone oxidoreductase subunit N, chloroplastic: protein MATTLSYTFPSNTTRFLITSTRPSCRRLPTATNISTEDQPCSSSACYQGAVQSYGLQKQRVQLNNISKAMRTRRLGSAGRQKKGAIRCNIELQDFIGGDLIKLDLGQWLSDVEEHKAIAIYSPHEGGYEGRYLTRLKYQGYHFLDLSARGLGDLETTLTKFHPVCPAHVGKQPIARWYFPPEVDYRLSLLPPDAKGLVVWIIEAKVLSKAELQFLALLPTLRPNVRVIAECGNWRKFMWKPLKEIAGLSQS from the exons ATGGCAACCACTCTCTCCTACACCTTCCCTAGCAACACCACCAGGTTCTTGATTACCAGCACCAGGCCTTCTTGCCGGCGGCTCCCAACAGCCACCAATATCTCCACTGAAGACCAACCATGCTCCTCTTCAG CCTGTTATCAAGGGGCAGTGCAGTCTTATGGTCTGCAGAAGCAACGAGTACAATTAAATAACATATCGAAGGCTATGAGAACGAGAAGACTTGGATCAGCTGGTAGACAAAAGAAAGGAGCAATTAGATGTAACATTGAACTTCAGGACTTCATTGGTGGAGATCTCATTAAACTTGATTTGGGTCAATGGTTATCAGATGTGGAAGAACACAAAGCCATAGCAATTTACTCTCCTCATGAAGGGGGTTACGAAGGACGCTACCTTACACGTCTTAAGTACCAGGGATATCATTTCTTAGACCTTTCTGCTCGTGGCCTCGGTGACCTTGAAACCACTCTTACCAAATTCCACCCTGTCTGCCCT GCTCATGTTGGAAAGCAACCAATAGCTAGATGGTATTTTCCTCCGGAAGTTGATTATAGGCTTTCTTTACTTCCTCCAGATGCTAAAGGATTAGTGGTTTGGATAATAGAAGCCAAG GTATTATCAAAGGCAGAGCTGCAGTTTCTTGCTTTACTTCCGACACTTCGTCCTAACGTGAGGGTCATTGCAGAGTGTGGTAACTG GAGAAAGTTCATGTGGAAGCCACTCAAGGAAATTGCAGGTCTATCTCAGTCATAA